The following is a genomic window from Haloarcula sp. DT43.
TCCCGACAGACGAACCTTTTTGACCGAAAACGCGGCCATCCGGAGCCATGCCGACCCACACGTTCAGAGAACTGGAGACGGCCGCCTACTGCCCGCGGAAGCTCTACTACCGCCGCCGCGACGGGGCGACCGAGGTGCCCGACGGGATAGACGCGGTCCGGCGGCTCGCCCGCGAGTACGAACGGCTCTTGACCGACGACGCCGCCCTGCTGGCCGCCCCAATCGAGGTGGGGCCGGACGAGTACCGCGACCGGATTCGGGGGCTCCGGGACCGACTGGCCGACTGGGACGCGCTGGTCGCGCCGGCGGCGACCGACGCGTACCTCGAAGGAAAAGACGCCCGGGGCATCGCGCACAAACTCGTCGCCGGGCAGGACGGCCCGGCCCCGTCGCTCGTCTTCGCCGGTCGGCCGCCCGAAACGGGCGTCTGGGAGCCCCAGACCGTGCGGCTGGTCGCCGCCGCGAAGGCGCTGTCCTGGGAGCGCGAGCGCGACGTCGACCACGCCTTCGCGGAGTATCCGGCCTACGGCGTGATTCGACGCGTCGACGTGAACGCGCGGCGGGCCGGCGTCTACCGCCGGGCCGTCAGGACCGCCGACAGCATCGATGGACCGCCGGGTCGGGTGCGCAACGACGCGAAGTGCGAGCCCTGTGAGTTCGGCGACGACTGCGGGGTGAAGACGCGGTCGCTCCGGTCGATGCTGCGGTGAGGCGGCCGGCACCGTCCCGGTTGTCAGTTCCGGGCTTCGAGCCACGACTCGACGGCGTCGGCGCGTGCGCCGCGGCGGTGTATCGTCCCGGCAGCCACGTCCACGACCGTCGAGCCGGTCCCGCCGTCGGTCTCGCCGGCGTCGAGCACGACGGCGGCGCGTTCCCGGATTGCGTCGAGGTCGTCGACGGTTCGGGCGCTGGGACTGCCGGAGATGTTTGCGCTCGTGGCGGTCAACGGCCCGGTCTCGGCGAGCAGTTCGAGCGCCAGCGCGTGGTCGGGGACCCGCACGCCGACGCGGTCCCGGCCGGCGACGAGCACGTCCGGCACCGCGTCGCGGCGCTCGACGACGACCGTGACCGGGCCGGGGAGGAACTCGCGCATGAACGCCAGTTCGCGGTCGCTCGGGCGCGTGTACTCCCGCGCCGTCTCGACGTCCGGGACCGCCATCGAAACCGGCTTGTCCCGGTCGCGGCCCTTCGCCTCGAAGACGCGCTCGACGGCGGCACCGCTCAGGGCGTCCGCGCCGAGGCCGTAGACCGTCTCCGTCGGGTAGACGACGAGCTCGCCGGCCCGGACCGCCGCCGCGGCCTCGTCGACCGTCGCCATCGTCAGAGCTGGGCTTCGACCGCGTCGTAGTCGGGGAAGTCGGGCCACTCCGCGGCGACCCAGGCGTACTCGACGGTCCGGTCGCTATCGAGGACGAACACCGACGGGCGCGGCTCCTCGATGCCGGTCATCCCGTCGAGGTCCATGGCGATGCCGTACTCCCGGGCGACGCCGTTGGCCGGGTCCGAGAACAGCCGGTAGTCCCCTTCGATGTCGCGCTCTTCGAGCAGTTGCTTGTGCTCGTAGGGCGTCGAGATGGAGACGCCGACGACGGTGGCCTGCTCGTGCCACCCGCGGTCCCGAATCTCGTTCCAGATGTACGTGGCCGGGAACGCGCCGTCCATCGCGTGAAACACGAGCACGACCCGGTCGCTGTCGGCACACAGCGACGAGAGCGACTCGTCTTCCCAGAACTCGTCGTTGACCAGCGGGCGCGTGAAATCCGGCGCTGTGTCGCCTTCTTCGGGGTGGTCGGACGGGTCGAGGTCGACGACGTCGAACCCGAGGTCCATCAGGCCGCACCCCCCGCGTCGCCGTACGTCCGCTCCAGATACGCGACGATGTTCGCGCTCTCGGACATCGTGACGCCAGTGTTCTCGTCGACGATGGCCGGGACGGTCCGTTTCCCGGACAGCCGCTTGACCACGTCGCGGTCCGAGTGCATCGGCTCGACGAACCGCGACTGGTAGTCGAGGCCGTACTCGTTCAGTTTCCGGACGACGCGCTCGCAGAACGGACACGCCTGCAGCCGGTACAGCGTGATGTCGGACTCGCTCATACTCTGTGGGGGATACGCGCGAAGGCCGGGTAAGGGCTTCGCTGGCGGCCGCTCCATGACAAGCCTTAATCCCCGCCCATTACAACTTCGACCGTTGATGGCCCTGGACCCACCTGCGCCGTTTGAGCTGTCTACAGCGACGTTGCAGGCTATCGAATACGCCGGCGTCACGATTCCCGAAACCGTGGTGCTGGTCGGTGGCGTCGCTACTATCGTCCTTCTCATCGTTCTCTCGGCGTTCTTCTCGTCCTCGGAGATAGCGATGTTCTCGCTGCCGGCCCACCGGACGGAGGCCCTCGTCGAGGACGGCGTCCCGGGCGCGAGGACGCTCAAGCGACTCAAGGCGGACCCCCATCGCCTGCTCGTGACCATCCTGGTCGGGAACAACCTCGTCAACATCGCGATGTCCTCCATCGCGACGGGGCTGCTGGCGATGTACCTCTCTCAGGGACAGGCCGTCGCCGTCGCCACGTTCGGTATCACCGCCATCGTGTTGCTGTTCGGCGAGAGCGCCCCCAAGAGCTACGCCGTCGAGAACACCGAGTCGTGGGCGCTGCGCATCTCCAGGCCGCTGAAGTTCGCCGAGAAGGTACTGCTCCCGCTCATTCTCCTCTTCGACTATCTCACCCGCGTCGTCAACAAGATAACTGGCGGCCGGTCGGCCATCGAGACTTCCTACGTCACCCGCGAGGAGATACAGGACATCATCGAGACGGGCGAGCGCGAGGGCGTCCTGGACGAGGACGAACGCGAGATGCTCCAGCGCACCCTGCGGTTCAACGACACCATCGCCAAGGAGGTGATGACCCCGCGGCTGGACATGACCGCCGTCGCCAAGGAGGCCTCCGTCGAGGAGGCCCTGGAGACGTGTATCCAGAGCGGCCACGCCCGCATCCCCGTCTACGAGGGGAGCCTGGACAACGTCATCGGCGTCATCCACATCCGCGACCTCGTCCGGGACCTCAACTACGGCGAGGCGCTGGCCCGCGACATGGAACTCGAGGACCTCATCGAGCCGACCCTGCACGTCCCCGAGTCGAAGAACGTCGACGACCTGTTGACCGAGATGCGGGCCGAGCGTCTGCACATGGTCATCGTCATCGACGAGTTCGGGACCACCGAGGGGCTGGTGACGATGGAGGACCTGACCGAGGAAATCGTCGGCGAGATACTCGAAGGGGAGGAGGAAGAGCCCATCGAGTACGTCGACGACGACACCGTGACGGTCAAAGGCGAGGTCAACATCGAGGAGGTCAACGAGGCGCTGGACCTGGACCTCCCCGAGGGCGAGGAGTTCGAGACCATCGCCGGCTTCATCTTCAACCGTGCGGGCCGGTTGGTCGAGGAGGGCGAGACCATCACCTACGACGGCGTCGAAATCCGCGTCGAGCAGGTCGAAAACACGCGCATCATGAAGGCCCGCGTCGTCCGCCTGGAGACCGACGAGACGGAGTCGGTCGACGCCGAAGAGGCCACGGACTGAGGCCGTAGCAGTCGTTTTACGTCGGTCGCCCACGACACCGGTAGCATGGGGTACCACCATATCTCCGTCGACGACATCGAACCGACGCCGGACCGACCCAGCGTCCAGCGGTCGATAAGCGACGCGGCCGACCTCGAAAACGTGGCCGTGAACCGCTACGAGGTCGCCCCCGGCGAGGACATCCCGCTCGCGTACCACTACCACGACGACCAGGAGGAACTGTTCTACGTCCTCTCGGGCACGCTGGCCGTCGAGACACCGGAGGGAACCTACGAGGTCGGCGAAGACGAGGTGTTCGTCGTCGAACCAGACAGCCCCCAGCGGGCACACAACCCCGAGTCGGCGACCGACCCGGTTCGGGCCCTCGCAATCGGGGCCCCTGCGGTGGATGACGCCCACCCCTACGAGCAGGAGTAAGCCCGTCTCGGGGGCGCTACTGCAGCGTGATGGCGTAGGTCAGCGCGAACAGCAGTATCGCGCCCGTCGCGACGTTGATGGCCGTCAGCTCCGCCGCCCCGATGACGCTCAGCCCCCAGACGAGAGTGGCCGCAAACGCCGTCGAGAGCACGACGTTCATCGCGATGAGCACCTGCGGGTCGCCCTGTGACCCACTTGCCCCCTCCTCGAACCCGCTCGCGTCGCTCATGCCCACGACCACGGACGGGACGCCCCTTAGCTCTTTGGCACGGGGGCCGAAAACGGCGTATGGACGTTCGGAACCGCGACGGGGACCCGGTCGACCCGGTCCCGTTTCTCGTCTGCACCGCGATGGCGGTGATGCTGCTGTTTTCGGTCGGCCCGCTGTACGGCCTCGCCTACGGGCTCCCGGTGTGGGCCGGTCTGGTAGTCGCGACAGCCGGTTCCGTCGCCGTCGCCGCCGTCGCGTACCATCGGCTGGTCTGGACTGCCTCGCCGCCCTGGGTCCGGATAGCGCCGGGACTCCGGTTTCAGCGCCTCGTCTACATCGGCGTCGGCTTCGCCCTCCTGTTGCTCGCCGTCTCCGTCCCGCTGGCCCTGTGATTTACCACCCCGGTGTGCATGTGGACTGGTATGCGCGAGGTCGAACGCTCTCGGTTCGTGATGGCGCGGCCGCCGGCTGTCCACCGCACGCTCTCCCCGGAGGCAGTCGTCGCGGCCGAGGGGACGTTCACGGTGTCGACCGTCGAGGAGACCGACACGGGCACGGTGGTCACCGCGGCCGGCCCGGGGATGTCGGTGCCGCTCCGGTTCGAGACCCGGGACGACGGGCTCCGGTACACCGCCGAGGGCGAGGTCGGGCCGTTCGACCACCTGGAGACCGAACTCACGGTCACGCCGGAGGGGAACGGCTCCCGTCTCACGATGCGTTCGACCGTCTCCCTGAACCTCCCGCTGCCCTTCGCCGACCGCATCGCCGCCTGGAAGCGCGGCAACGAACTGGAGCGAGCGCTCGACGAACTGGCGGCCGACGTGCCCGGGGCGTGAGCCGGCGACGGCACAGCCCGCTCGTCGCGGTCCGTGAGACGACCGCGCACAACCACGGCACGTTTAGGAGCTGGAACCTACATGCACGACCATGAGCATCCTCGATAGCGTCAAGGAGGCACTCACGTCACAGTCGGACGCGAAGTCCCGCCCCGACGACGGCTCACAGGGCGCGTACTGGTGTGACGACTGTGGCGTCCGCATCCGGGACGTCGACCTGGAAGGCGAGCCGGTCTGTCCGGACTGCGGCGCGGAGATGCGCTTCGAGCGCGCGGCCGGCCGCGACTGTGCCTGCTAGGGTCTCCGAATCACCGTCTCCTCGCCCTGTTCCGCCGGGAACGGCCCCCTCGACGGGTCGCCGCCACCCCACTCCTCGTCGGTGACGAGCGCGTCGTCGAGCGCCGCCCGGAGGGCATCTTCGCCGTAGTCCGTTCCGATGAACACCAGTTCCGTCCGGCGGTCGCCGTGCTCGTCGTGCCAGTCGAGGTCCGGCCGGTTCGAGCGGTACATGTCCCGCTCTATTTCGGGGAGGCTCGCAATCCAGGGGCCCTGGGCCTCGGCCCGTATCGACGGGCCGGCCTGCCCGACGACGACGCGGCAGTCGGTGCCCGCCAGCCAGACGGTCCCCTTCGAGCGGACGACGCTCGCCGGCAGGTCCCGCAGCGTCTCGGCGAGCCGCTCGGGGTGGAACGGCCGGCGGCGGCGGTAGGTGAAGGAGGTGACGCCGTACACTTCCTCGGGATGGTGGTGGTCGTGGCCGTCTCCCTCGTGTGTGGCGTCCCCGTGGCCGCTATCGGCCAGCGCCCGTTTCCAGCCCGGCAGGTCGGCAATCTCGTCGGGGTCGAACAGCCCGCGGTCGAACAGTCGGTCGGGGTCGACCCGGGAGAAGGTCGTCCGAACCGTCTCGGCGTCGGGCTGGAGCGCCCCCACCAGTTCCTCGGCCTCGTCGAGTTCCGCGTCGGAACAGAGGTCCGCCTTGTTCAGCACGACGAGGTTCGAGAGTTCGACCTGTTCGACCATCAAATCCGAGAGCGGGCGGTCGGCGTCGCCGGCCGCCGTGTCGTCGCCGTCTCCATCGGCGTTTGCGTCCACTGCCCCTTGGCGTTCGGGTGTCTCGCCGGCGAAGGCGTCGAGGAACAGCCTGGTGTCGAGCACCGTCACGAGCGTGTCGACCCGATAGAGCGCCGCCACTCGGGATTCGGTGGTGAACAGCCGCGCGACCGGTGCCGGCTCGGAGATGCCCGACGATTCGACGACGAGCGCGTCGAAGTCCCGATTGTTCGCCAGCCGGACGACCGCGGTTTCGAGGTCGTCCTGTAGCTCACAGCAGATACAGCCGTTCGACAGCTCCGCGACCCCGTCGTCGACGTCGAGTTCGGACCCCTCCGCGATGAGTTCGGCGTCGACGTTGACCGTCCCCATGTCGTTGACGAGGACGGCGATGTCGCGGTCGCCGGCTTCCGTCAGCAGGTGGTTCAGGAGCGTCGTCTTCCCGGCCCCGAGGCTGCCCGAGAGAATCGTGACGGGAATCGTGTCGCGCATACCCTCCGTTGTGGACCGGCTCCCTTCAAATCGCGCCTCGCTTCCGGCGGCCGGACACGACCGCCGTCGCGGCGCGTGGGCGCTGTCGACGGGGAACTGCGACAGGTTTTACTCCGTGCCTCTCGCACACACCACCCACGATGGAACTGGCCGACCGAATCGAGCGCTTTCGCCGGACGTTACGGGAGTGGGCGCGCGGGCTGTACCACGGCATGATAACGCATCCGGCCTACGAGAAGATCGAGAAGGAGGCCGAGGACATCGAGGACGCGTTCATGCTGGCCTGTTTCCCCGACGCCTTCGGCATCCCGTCGCCGGTGTCGTACTACACCGCCGAACTGCTGCCGTACCTCGAAGACACCTTCGAGGCCTGGGAGCGGCGGCTGTGGGACCGCGGGTCGTACATCGAACGCAAGGGCCAGCAGTACCACTTCTGATGGAGCCGTTCGTCTTCTTCGGCGGCAAGGGCGGGGTCGGCAAGACCACCGTCTCCTGTGCCTACGGCATCAAGTCCGCACGTGCGGGCCTCGACACGCTCGTCGTCTCGACGGACCCGGCCCACTCCGTCACCGACGTGTTCGACCAGGAGTTCGGCGACGAGCCGGCCCCCGTCGAGGGCATCGACGGCCTCGACGCGCTGGAAATCGACCCCGAGACAGAGAGCCAGCGCCACCTCGACGGCATCCGGAACGACCTCTCCGAGCAGGTGTCGGCGGCGATGGTCAACGAGATAAACCAGCAACTGGAGATGGCCCACCAGACTCCCGGGGCCTACGAGTCGGCGCTGTTCGACCGCTTCGTCGACGTGATGCGCAACGCCGACCCGTACGACCGTGTGGTCTTCGACACCTCGCCGACCGGCAGCACGCTTCGCCTGCTCGGCCTGCCGGAGTTCCTCGAAGGGTGGATAGACCGGCTGATGCACAAACGCGAGAAGAGCATCGACCTCTTCGAGAAGGCCGCCATCGGCAACAACGAGCCCCGCCGTGTGATGAACGGCGACCCGGTGCTGGCCCGCCTACAGGACCGCAAGGAGTTCTTCGAGTTCGCCGGCGGCGCGCTCCAGGCCGACGCCGCCTTCTTCCTCGTGCTCAACCCCGACCAGCTCTCGGTCAACGAGACGCGACGCGCCATCGACGAGATGCGGGAGCGCGACCTCTCGGTCCGGGGCCTCGTGGCGAACAAGCTCACGCCCGAACCGAACCCCGACGAGAACGGCCGCGGGGCCCGATACCTCCGGGACCGCGTCGCCACCGAGAGCGAGCGGCTCCGCGAGGTCCGGGAGACGCTCGACCCGCCGCTGGTCGCGGAAATCACGACCCGGACGGCGGAGGTGAAAGGCGACCTGCTCGATGACGTGGCCGCCGAACTCGACGTCGAGACGGCCGCCGAGACACCGACGTTCGTCTGACCCGCTCATGTGGCGGCCGTGCACGACCGATAAGTAATCAGATATTGGATTTTTAATTGACAATCGAAGCGGCGTGTCAGAGTCGGTTTTGACGGCCTCCGTAAGTATAAGAAATATATAATAACTATTAATAGGCCAATCTTGGTTAATATTCATGCACACCTATGACTCAAGTAATCTGGATCGTACTGGCCGTACTGGTGACGTTCAGCGTGGGGTATCTGGGGTACTCGAAGTACCTCGCACGGTTCCTCGAACTCGACGACGACAACGAGACACCGGCGCACAAATACGAGGATGGGCAGGAGTACGTCCCGTCGAAGAAACCAGTGTTGCTGGGTCACCACTACTCCAGTATCGCGGGTGGCGCGCCCATCGTTGGTCCGATTACGGCGGGCGCGGTGTGGGGGTGGGTTCCCGCCCTGCTGTGGATAGCCATCGGGAACCCGCTGATGGGCAGCGTCCACGACTTCGTCTCGCTGTCCGGTTCGCTCAGACACGAGGGGAAGTCCATCGGCTACATCATCGGCGAGTACATCGGCGAGGGAGGCAAGAACATGCTGCTGTGGTTCGCCTTCCTCACCATCATCCTCGTCGTCGCGGTGTTCGCGCTGGTGGTCGCCATCGTGTTCGACGCGTTCCCGCAGGTGACGACCGCGAGCTTCGTCTACATCGCGCTGGCCTTCTTGCTGGGGGTGTACCTCTACCAGCTGAACGGGCCGTTCCTCCCCGGGACCGTCGTGTTCGTGACGCTGGTGTTCGCCGGCGTGTACGCGGGCATCCAGTACCCGTTCGCGCTGTTCCCGGCGGTCGGCGACGCGAGCTACCCCGCCGGGACGCTCGTCCTCGCGGACGTGCTGAACCTGGGCACCGGGCAGTGGATACCCGGGTCCTCCGCGACGGCGATGAACCCCAACCGTGCGGCGTGGGTGCCGATAATCATGGTGTACGCGGGCATCGCGAGCGCGCTCCCGGTGTGGGTGCTGCTCCAGCCGCGTGACTACCTGTCGTCGTTCCTGCTGTACGCCGGCGTCGGCGGCGCGCTCGTGGCCGTCATCGTCGGTACGATATTCGGCACGGCCGCCACCGACAGCG
Proteins encoded in this region:
- a CDS encoding SRPBCC family protein, with translation MREVERSRFVMARPPAVHRTLSPEAVVAAEGTFTVSTVEETDTGTVVTAAGPGMSVPLRFETRDDGLRYTAEGEVGPFDHLETELTVTPEGNGSRLTMRSTVSLNLPLPFADRIAAWKRGNELERALDELAADVPGA
- a CDS encoding glutathione S-transferase N-terminal domain-containing protein, which translates into the protein MSESDITLYRLQACPFCERVVRKLNEYGLDYQSRFVEPMHSDRDVVKRLSGKRTVPAIVDENTGVTMSESANIVAYLERTYGDAGGAA
- a CDS encoding L-threonylcarbamoyladenylate synthase is translated as MATVDEAAAAVRAGELVVYPTETVYGLGADALSGAAVERVFEAKGRDRDKPVSMAVPDVETAREYTRPSDRELAFMREFLPGPVTVVVERRDAVPDVLVAGRDRVGVRVPDHALALELLAETGPLTATSANISGSPSARTVDDLDAIRERAAVVLDAGETDGGTGSTVVDVAAGTIHRRGARADAVESWLEARN
- a CDS encoding ArsA family ATPase, yielding MEPFVFFGGKGGVGKTTVSCAYGIKSARAGLDTLVVSTDPAHSVTDVFDQEFGDEPAPVEGIDGLDALEIDPETESQRHLDGIRNDLSEQVSAAMVNEINQQLEMAHQTPGAYESALFDRFVDVMRNADPYDRVVFDTSPTGSTLRLLGLPEFLEGWIDRLMHKREKSIDLFEKAAIGNNEPRRVMNGDPVLARLQDRKEFFEFAGGALQADAAFFLVLNPDQLSVNETRRAIDEMRERDLSVRGLVANKLTPEPNPDENGRGARYLRDRVATESERLREVRETLDPPLVAEITTRTAEVKGDLLDDVAAELDVETAAETPTFV
- a CDS encoding cupin domain-containing protein, which gives rise to MGYHHISVDDIEPTPDRPSVQRSISDAADLENVAVNRYEVAPGEDIPLAYHYHDDQEELFYVLSGTLAVETPEGTYEVGEDEVFVVEPDSPQRAHNPESATDPVRALAIGAPAVDDAHPYEQE
- a CDS encoding CRISPR-associated protein Cas4, with protein sequence MPTHTFRELETAAYCPRKLYYRRRDGATEVPDGIDAVRRLAREYERLLTDDAALLAAPIEVGPDEYRDRIRGLRDRLADWDALVAPAATDAYLEGKDARGIAHKLVAGQDGPAPSLVFAGRPPETGVWEPQTVRLVAAAKALSWERERDVDHAFAEYPAYGVIRRVDVNARRAGVYRRAVRTADSIDGPPGRVRNDAKCEPCEFGDDCGVKTRSLRSMLR
- a CDS encoding CobW family GTP-binding protein produces the protein MRDTIPVTILSGSLGAGKTTLLNHLLTEAGDRDIAVLVNDMGTVNVDAELIAEGSELDVDDGVAELSNGCICCELQDDLETAVVRLANNRDFDALVVESSGISEPAPVARLFTTESRVAALYRVDTLVTVLDTRLFLDAFAGETPERQGAVDANADGDGDDTAAGDADRPLSDLMVEQVELSNLVVLNKADLCSDAELDEAEELVGALQPDAETVRTTFSRVDPDRLFDRGLFDPDEIADLPGWKRALADSGHGDATHEGDGHDHHHPEEVYGVTSFTYRRRRPFHPERLAETLRDLPASVVRSKGTVWLAGTDCRVVVGQAGPSIRAEAQGPWIASLPEIERDMYRSNRPDLDWHDEHGDRRTELVFIGTDYGEDALRAALDDALVTDEEWGGGDPSRGPFPAEQGEETVIRRP
- a CDS encoding hemolysin family protein; the encoded protein is MALDPPAPFELSTATLQAIEYAGVTIPETVVLVGGVATIVLLIVLSAFFSSSEIAMFSLPAHRTEALVEDGVPGARTLKRLKADPHRLLVTILVGNNLVNIAMSSIATGLLAMYLSQGQAVAVATFGITAIVLLFGESAPKSYAVENTESWALRISRPLKFAEKVLLPLILLFDYLTRVVNKITGGRSAIETSYVTREEIQDIIETGEREGVLDEDEREMLQRTLRFNDTIAKEVMTPRLDMTAVAKEASVEEALETCIQSGHARIPVYEGSLDNVIGVIHIRDLVRDLNYGEALARDMELEDLIEPTLHVPESKNVDDLLTEMRAERLHMVIVIDEFGTTEGLVTMEDLTEEIVGEILEGEEEEPIEYVDDDTVTVKGEVNIEEVNEALDLDLPEGEEFETIAGFIFNRAGRLVEEGETITYDGVEIRVEQVENTRIMKARVVRLETDETESVDAEEATD
- a CDS encoding redoxin domain-containing protein, whose product is MDLGFDVVDLDPSDHPEEGDTAPDFTRPLVNDEFWEDESLSSLCADSDRVVLVFHAMDGAFPATYIWNEIRDRGWHEQATVVGVSISTPYEHKQLLEERDIEGDYRLFSDPANGVAREYGIAMDLDGMTGIEEPRPSVFVLDSDRTVEYAWVAAEWPDFPDYDAVEAQL